A DNA window from Aquarana catesbeiana isolate 2022-GZ linkage group LG01, ASM4218655v1, whole genome shotgun sequence contains the following coding sequences:
- the LOC141129222 gene encoding olfactory receptor 11L1-like: MKEDNYSRITEVWLMGIDHLQSTRIVLFIFFLIMYVMIVTGNLLIISVITSEHCLHAPMYIFLCSLSLSEVVFTTNLIPKFLQVLWEDGAAINLGNCLAQFYVCGSLGATECLLFASMSFDRYLAICKPLHYCSVMSFAFCGKLVLFSWVCAFTSLSITLIMITRLQFCGPKIIDHYFCDFAPILELSCSDTYAVEIETFIITSSVALFPFLFVIGTYICIITTILNIPSSTGRWKSFSTCSSHLATVCTYYGTLISLYAIPTHTFSSTVSKTLSLSYTVVTPMFNPIIYSLRSKNIKLGVQKCLTKCLIRKKRNFLGHFTP, from the coding sequence ATGAAGGAAGACAACTATTCAAGAATTACTGAAGTCTGGCTAATGGGAATAGACCACCTGCAAAGCACTAGAAttgttctctttattttttttcttattatgtaTGTGATGATAGTAACAGGAAATCTTCTAATAATTTCAGTCATCACATCTGAACATTGTCTTCATGCTCCAATGTATATTTTCCTATGTAGTTTATCCTTATCAGAAGTTGTATTTACTACCAATCTTATTCCTAAATTTTTACAAGTTTTATGGGAGGATGGAGCTGCTATAAATCTAGGAAACTGTCTTGCACAGTTTTATGTCTGTGGATCATTGGGAGCAACAGAGTGCTTGTTATTTGCATCCATGTCCTTTGATCGATATCTGGCTATTTGCAAACCACTCCATTATTGTTCTGTGATGAGTTTTGCATTTTGTGGCAAACTTGTTCTGTTCTCGTGGGTGTGTGCCTTTACTAGCTTGTCAATCACATTAATTATGATTACTCGGCTACAATTTTGTGGACCAAAAATCATTGATCATTATTTCTGTGATTTTGCTCCCATACTAGAACTTTCTTGCTCAGACACCTATGCAGTTGAAATAGAAACCTTCATAATTACATCTTCAGTGGCACTCTTTCCATTTTTATTTGTTATTGGAACTTACATTTGCATTATTACTACTATTCTGAATATCCCTTCATCCACAGGTAGATGGAAATCATTCTCCACATGCAGCTCCCACCTGGCTACAGTGTGCACATATTATGGAACGCTTATTAGTCTCTATGCAATACCCACACATACCTTTTCAAGCACAGTTAGTAAGACTTTATCTCTTAGCTACACAGTTGTCACTCCCATGTTCAATCCCATAATATATAGCCTGAGAAGCAAAAATATTAAATTAGGTGTGCAAAAATGTTTGACAAAATGTCTgataagaaaaaaaaggaatttcttGGGCCACTTCACACCTTAA